GTAAATATTATTTTTAAAATAAAGTATTGCGGGTGTTGTTTTAGAAGCAGCCACATTACTCATGCTTCGAAAATTTGGTATCCATGGAAGCGTTCCCCTTGCTGTTATTTTGGCTAAAACAATATCTGTGTTGATACTGCTTTCCCAAGTTACATATAAATTGGTGTCCTCGTCGCAAGTTAATTTCATTGCGGAATTTCCTCTCCCACCGGCCAATGTGGAGATATCTACTTCGTTCGGAAAACTTTTTAGGCCTAAGGCATTGTAGTGTTGTACATAAATATGCGCCCCAATTCCACCGGTTGTTACCGCATAAAAAAAGCCATTGTGTTTGTCGCTGACGGAGGTCCAATAATAGCCATTTGAACTGGGTTGAAAATGATTTATAGGCCAGCGTAAATTTCCATTAAAGTCGATTCTATTAAATCCAAATCCTTCGGAGCCACCAAAATAAACACTCGAATAATTGATAAAAAACCCGGAGTCGCTAGGCATAATATTTAACCCATTATTCGTAACCGAAATCATGGTAACTGATCGGGATGAAACGAGCGTTGCCTGAGACCATAGCGCTGTTCCATTAAATGAAAAATAATTGCAAAACAAACTATCAGGGTACACCGCAGTGTTTAAATTCCAAGCGACAACAAATCCATTTTGAGTTTTTATTGCCTTATATCCGCTGATTGTGTTTGATGAAGCAGAAAGCAGTTTTTTACCGTTCTGAGGATATTGCGGAGCGCCATATTTATTGAGGTGCTGAAAATATATGGCTGTTTTCCCATTACCGCTCCGGGCATCCAGCCACATGAGATAGGCACCGCTATTTCCATCGTCGAAGGCTGTTATGTTACTACTTGAATTTGTAATTGAATTCACGTAATAGGTTTGAGAAGAATCCGGAATAAATTGTTGGGCTGTTGCAAATAGGGATATGAGTAGGCTTACTAGTAGGAAATAAATTTTTTTCATGTGCATTTAATTTTCAATAATACTTAGCTTTAAATAGGCGGTATGTTGAGGTGCAATGAGTTCAATAAAATAAATTCCAGTTTTCAAAGCGGGCAACTGCAGTTGGATGTTTTGAAAAGCGTTGGCACTTTCTACTGTTTTATAAAACACCGTTTTTCCAGGCGCATCAAAAATACGAATCTGCAGACTTGTGAAAGCCAAATCTGCTGCAATGTTTAAAATATTTTTTGCCGGATTAGGATACATTTTAAAGCCTTGATTAAATCCGTTTAGATTTGTAAACCCACAGCAAATAAGTGAATCAAAAATTAAATCCGCCTTATTTTTGATGTTGGAACGTGAGGTGCTTTTAGTAGCAAGGGTGCGGAAACTTGGATTGCAATTACTTTGATACACCATTTCAACCACGTAACGGCAATTCGGAAAACCGGCAGAACCAACATCCGTGAAGCTCATCAAGGAAAGTGGTGATATATTTTTTGCAATTGAATCGTTGAATGCACCGGTTCCGGTGGTGTCTCTTAACAAATTAAAGTAGCGTGAAGAGTCATCGATACCTACATAATCGTTCCAATACAATTTGGCGACTCCGCCCCAATCAATAGAGCCATACAGTCGAATGGTTTGATGTTCAAAAGGAGCGCTAATATCGCCTACATTTCCGCAAGTATCCAATACGGCTATTTTATATTTCTCAGCTTGAATGATCGGTGTTGAGCCACTATCGATATAGGAACTAAATTCAGTATTCGAAACCGTATCGATGTTGACATACACCCCGGCTATTTCGCGAAAAATTACATATCCATCCACGTAATCTTCAATTGGCTTCTGCCATTCCAGTAAAGTTTTTTGGCTTGCTGAATCAATGGTAGCTCGACAAATTTCGGCGACAGGGATGGGAATAAAATCAATAAACAGTTCGGAAGCTACTCCATCACCACATGCATTTTGACCTTTTACTTGAATGAGGCCGGAAGCGGAAAATGCACTGAAATTAACCGTAATCGAATTGCTTGTAGAGTCACCAAAAAAGCTTGCTCCGGGCGGCAATGACCAAGAATAGTTTGAGGCATAAGGTATCGAATCAATAAAATACGAAATCAAATTTTGGTTGATACAAGCAGTTACAAAACTTTCTCCGGTAATTGCGCCTGCACTATCGGGAGAAGCGATACATTGTATGGTAATAAAATAATCCTCGGTTTCACCATCACCCCCACCTTCGCTGTAAAAGAAGTCGCATGCACTGGTTGAATCATTCACATCATTCTCGGAGCCATAGCGAATGCGCATTCCGGTTAAGGCTGCATTGGCTGAATTAGGGATTGTAATTTCGACAGAATCCTCGAACCCGGGAGTGGATGAATCTGTTATTTTGTAATACTCATTTTTTTCAAAATTTCCATTCACATTATAATCAATCCAACATGAAATTGGCCGACTTTCGGTTGTAGAAATTTTTAATTTATAAGTACTGTCATGATAAAGTATACACGTAGTATTTCCTGTAGGTGGATAAACAGATAGCGCACTTTCATTTACATAAGGGGAAGTAGTGCTTGCATTATTTAATGGAGTTCCTACTATGCTCACCCGATTGATAAATATAGTGGTTAAAGATTCCTGACCACCCAATGTGTCGGAACAATAGCACAAATTAGAAGGGCGCATGGCTATTTTAATACTTTGCGATGTGGCTGAATTTCCTGCTCCACAGGATACTAAACAACGGTAAAAAGCAGTAGCATTTTGCACCACTTTTAATACAGTATCGGTTGCATTAAGTATGGATTGCCAACTTATCGAATCATTGGATTTTTCCCATTGATAGGTTAATCCGTTGGCTAGTTCAGCACCTATTAAATGAATAGAAGTTTTATCACCGGCACACAAGTCATTTAATCTTGAAAATGCTCCTCCTGCATTAGGCAAACCACTACAAACAGGAGCCGGCAAAATAGAAATTAAATAATCTTCTGTTTCTCCTTCATAAATACTTCTACAAGGATCCGGTTGGTTGTAATCATCAGAACTGAGTTTGACTCTTAATCCGGTAATACCGGTGAGTGCGTTATAAGGAATCGTAATAAAACCGCTAATCTTATTACCATAGATTTGTTGCACATTAATACCATTAAAAACATTTTCGCTAATTGGATTAAATTGTGTGTCATGATTGTAATCAATATATATTGCAACCCTATTATTAGAAATAAAGGAAGAAGACGAAATACCCGTAACAGAAACAGAATCTTTGACACCCGGCACAAATGATTGCGGTGTAAGATTTCTAAAATCGGAATAAATAGCTGTTGCAGTGGGATTGTTGAGCATTGCAGTATCCGTGCCATTGTTTAAGCCACCATAGGTAAAATTTCCAATGTTTAATTGATTCGAATTTCCCAATAGGGAAGTATTGCAATAGCATAAATAAAATGGATTCACTTTGATATTTACTACCGAAGAAGTATCTGAAAGTGCTGAATTTACACAAGTAGTAATGCAACGGTAATAACTATCCGTAACAACGCTTGTAACAAATTCAGTGTAATTCGCGCCACTTACATTTAGCCAATTGTTGCTATCGGGCGATATTTGCCATTGATATTGGATATCAGCGGCGATGCTGTTACCCACCAAGCTTAGTCTAAAAAGTGTGTCAGCACAAACTGTGGAATCGCTGCTCGAAGCAAGTCCTGCAATTGGGTTTAAACTGCATGGTGGTGCGCTTAAAATAGTAACTAAATAGTCTTCCGTTTCGCCGTAATAATAAGTCCCACAAGCACGGGCCTTCTCACCGGTTCCAACCAATACAACGCGCATTCGGGTAGTTCCGGGCAATGAATTCAGGGATATAGTTACATTCGTACTTGCTGAAAAAACACCGCTATCGCCATTCATACTACCTGCGGTGATTTTCTCGTACAATTCGTCAAAAATACTGTCGTGATTATAGTCGATGTAAGCAGCATAAGAGTTTGCTCTGAAAAATGAAGTCTTTGCAATTTGGTTGATAGAAAAAGTATAATTTACTCCTTGGGTATAGTTTTGTGCAGTTAAATTGGTAAAGTCATTGTAGTTTCCAATCGCAGAAAGATTGTTTTGAGCCGGGTTTGGATTTCCATTGGATAAAGTACCAAAAGTTACCTTTCCAATATCGTAGGAATCATACTGTGAAATTGGACCCGAAACACAGAAGGGTGAACGCGGTAAAATGCTGGCAGCAAAAACATGCAGCACAGAAGCAGCATTAGCTTTTGAAATAGCAATTCGCTTTATTAATTTGGTTGAAGTTATCGGCAAATCAATTTCATATAACCTGGGATTATCTGCGTCAAGAGCGGGATCCGGAGCATTTAAAAAAGTACGACCAATACCTTTAGCGGCATAAGGAGTTCCTCCATACCAATCGGAAATGGTAACATTGGTAAAGCTTGTGTTAGTATTGTCGGTAAAAATTACATTAATGGTACATACAGATGAACCACCACCTGATGTTGCAAGCAAGTACATATTATAAGCACTTTGTGGAACAGCAAAATTAAGGGAACCAGAATTAGTGGTATTGTCTAATCTTAAAGAATTGTAATTCCAATAGGGTTGTAAAAAAAAGTAATTCCCTGGAGTTGCCTGGCTATATATGATTCGATTGCTTGGCAGAAAGAAATCTGCAGTTGAATCGGTGGGTGAATGTCGAAATGTGCTATCGATGAAATAGTAGCCTGCATTATCCGCATCGGCTCCGGTAGAGGTGGAAGTCGAAGGTAAACCAGTTCCATCGGCAACCACATCTTTTGTAAAACCGGTAAGTGTTACCGGTAAATAGTTGTTTTGAGCAGCTGCGCTTAGAATCAGGACTAGAAGAAAAATGGTGAAAAGCGATTTTATTTTTTTCATCTTTTTAGGGGTGTTTCAAAAGTTAATGAGCCCTATTCGCTAGCTCAATCTATTATTAATTTTGTTATATAAAAATAGATTCCTGATTGTATATTCAAAAAATAAACACCTTTTTCAATTCCTTTTAAGTTCATAAGAACATTTGATTTTGGTGTATTCAATAACATTTCCTTACGCACTGTTTTACCCAGTAAGTTGTAAATAATAATTTCATTTATAAGTTCCTTTGTATTCAGTTGAATGGATAGCAAATCGTGCGTAGGGTTAGGATAAATTTTTATACCTTGAAAGTGCTTCTCAAAATCTGCAATACCTACTCCGGTTGAATCAAACAAGGTTGTTTTATTTTTAATATTTGAACGCGAAGTACTTTTCGTTGCGAGCACCCGTTGAGTAGGTGTGCAATTGCTATTGAAAATCATTTCTACCACATAACGGCATAAGGGATGTATTGCGGAGGTTAAATCTGTATTCGACATCAAAACCAACGGGCTGATGTGGCTTGCCAGTGTATCGTTAAACGGCCCATTTCCAAGCGTATCGCGCAGTAAATTAAAATAACGACTGCTATCATTAATTCCGATGTAATCTGTCCAATAGAGCTTTGCAAAACCACCCGGTTGGATACTTCCGTAAAGTCGAATGGTTTGATGTTCAAAAGGCGCACTTAAATCACCAATATTTCCGCAACTATCTAATACTGCAATTTTATATTTTTCGGCTTGGATAGTTGGATGTGAGCCGGTATCTAAATAGGAACTAAATGCTGCATTTGAAACTGTATCGATATTTACAAAAGCACCAGCGTTTTCGCGGTAAATTACATATCCATTTATATAACTTTCAATTGGTTTTTGCCATTCGAGTATTGTTTTTTGACTAGCGGAATCAACGGTGGCGCGGCAAATTTCGGCAAGTGGGATAGGTTTAAAATTGATGGCAAGAGTAGATGTTGGTCCATTTCCACAAAGATTTTTTCCCTTAACTGAGATAGCACCCGAGACGGAATAAGGGCCATAATTTACTTGTATCACATTGGAGTTGGCTGCACCAACAATATTGGCAAAAGGTGGTAAAGTCCATTGATAGGCTAGTGCATTTGCAATCGTATCGATGCTGTAAATAATACCCAATTGATTAGAACACGCACTTACAGAAGTTGTCCCCACAATGAGTCCTGCTGCAGCCGGGAATGTGCAGGAGCAAGTTAAACTAAATGTGGCAATAGGATCAATGTATGCAAACCAATTCGCTTGCATGTAACTTGTATCATCCACCTGAATACAAAGCAAATTGGGGTTACCGGTTGCATCAAAATCCTGAATATTTGTGTTGTTCCCATTTTGGATGTTGAGGTAAATCAATTGGTTGTTTAATGCATCCAAATATTCGAATGAACTCAACATGGAAAGGTTGAGGTGTGTAATTTGATTGTTGCCGCAATATAAAGTGGAAAGGGCAGCATTGTTTGACACATCCAAAACAGTTAAATTATTGTTACGGCAATACAATTCCACAAGTGAAGTATTTGCTGAAACACTGAGTGCATTCAATTGATTATTTGAACATTTTAAACTTGTAAGTTGTGTATTTGCAGTGATATCAAGACTCGTTAAATTATTGTTGGAACAGTTCAAGGCACTTATTGCTGTGAATGCTGAAATTCCAATCAAATTGGAAATCGCTAGATTTGAAACATCTAAAATCCCTGTATATGCAGCTGCTTCCGAACATTCAATCTCAGTGTTTCCATTTGTATTTATTGCAGAATTTGTAACCAATGCAGCTTTAAAATTTGCATCCGGAATGGCAACCAAACATTGCAGACAAGAATTACCAAAAGACATCGACGCATCAATTCCTGAGCCCCAATTAGCACTTGAATAAAGCGAGTCATCCACCTGAATACAGGTTAAAGCGGGTTTATTTTTTGAATTGTAATGAGAGACATTTGTGTTGTTCCCATTTTTGACATTCAAAGTGGTAAGTTGATTATTTGGGCAATCCAGATACACTAGGGCTGAATTGAAGCTGAGATCCAAGCTATTTAATTGATTTGCGTTACAATGTAAACCGGCTAATATCAACTGAGCCGAAACATCTAGGGAGGTAATCTGATTGTTGTTGCAGCGCAAATCGGTAATGCCCGGATTGTTGCTAACATCAATTGTGCTTAACTGATTAGCCCCGCAATTTAGGTAATACAATAATGGGTTATTAGCAACGGAAAGTGCCGAAATTGAATTGTTGCTGCAAGCCAAATAATTTAAAAGCAGGTTGGTTGAAACATCCAGATTTGATAAGTTATTATTGCTACAATTGAGTTCTAAAAGGGCTGTGTTATTTGAAACGTTTAAACCAGTTAATTGATTGGCGTTGCATCGAAATACTTGCAGAAAATTATTACTAGTTACATCAATTGAATCAATCAGGTTTGCAGCACAAAATAACACGCGCAACGAATCGCTTGCAGATACATCCAGCTTAGTTAATTGATTGTTATTGCAATTTAAACTTTGAAGTGCAGTGTTTGAAGTAACATCCAAATTTATTAATTGATTATTAGAGCAGTCCAAATGAGCAAGATGCGTATTTAAATTTAAGGTTAAGCTATTAAGTTGATTTTGGGAGCAAAGTAAAACCGGAATCGAAACAAATGCTTCGATTCCGGTTAAATCAGTAATGCCCTTATTTTGAACATTAATACTATCAGCGTAAGCATCAGCTTCACTTACTTGAATTTCGGAATCGGCATTAATATTAATGGCTGGATTAGCTACCAATGCCGATTTAAAATTAGGATCAGGAATGTTTACAATAGGCAACGAGCAATTTGTACTAAATACAGCTGTAGATCCCGTGACTCCTGGTCCAGCCCAAAATGAATTTGCATAAACCGTATCATCCACTTCTATGCAAAACAAATTTGGATTCTGCCATAATGAAGGTGGAAGCATATTACTATTGTTACCATTTTTGAGATTCAAACGCGTTAACAAATTACTATCACAATATAATTCAACAAGATTCGGATTATTTGAAAAATCAAGACTTGTTAATTTATTCCTTTCGCAATGGAAAGTAACTAATGAAATATTGGTTGAAACATCCAAGTTTATAAGCATATTTTGACCGCAATAAATACCCCACAAACTAGCACATCCAGTTGTTTTTATATTACTTAACTGAGAATTTCTGTCACAGCCCAAAGTTTCAAGTAAATGACAATTCGAAACATCAAGGTTTTTAATTTTTGTATTAGTAATAGAAAGTTGAACAAGTGAACTATTCGTGGACAAGTCTAGAGTATCGATTAGGCCGTTTGAAATATATAAATTATGAAGTGAATTGCACCCTGTTAGCTTAAGGGTGTTTAAATTGTTAAATCCTAAACCTACAGTATATAATGAGGATAAATTAGAAAGATCCAAATCTTGTAGTTGATTCCCTGAGCACCCTAGCACATATAAGGATGGGCAAGCTGAAACATCAAGACTTACTAATTGATTGCTTTCGCAGAGAAGAATGGTTAGCGAGAAGTTATTTCCAATAGTTAAACTCGATAATTGATTCCCCCCGCATTTAATATTATCTAGTAACAAGTTGTTAGATAAATCCAGGTTAGATAACAGATTGTATCTGCAGTCTAGCCGAGTTATTAAAGTAAATGCTTCAATACCTTGAAGGCTTGAAATATTACGGTTAAAAACACTTATTGTGTCTTGATAAATAGCAGCTTCACTTACTTGTATTTGCCCATCCCCATTAGTATTAATAGCTGTATTTGCAAGCAAAGCTGCCTTAAAGTTAGGGTCAGGAATGCTTACAATTTGTGCCCTTACCCATAGTCCTGAAAAAATTGCCATAAGGGCTAAAAGAAATTGCCTTTTCATATTACTCCTTTTAGGATTAATAACTAATAATTAATATTATTCTATCCCACTAACAACTTAATCCACATTCAACTTCGATACATATTCCTTTTCCGCAGTTTTTATGCGCACAAAATAAAGTCCTCGTGTTAGCCCATTCAGCGGCAATTGCACCACCTCCGCATTTTTATAAAAAGAGGAGTCCGCTTTTAAAACTTCCCTACCGAGCATATCATATATGGAAACTCCGTATTTCAAGGAGGCATCTTTTAATACAATACTCACTAAATCTTTAGCAGGATTAGGGTAAATTTTAAAGGCAGGTTCAGGCTTTGGAAAGACCGGCACTCCTGTAAAAAATGTAATGCTGTCTGTTAAAAGGCTTTTATTCTTGATGTTGGAGCGGGAGGTACTTTTAGTTGCTAATGTCCGTAAATTGGGATCACAATTTATGTCAGAGAACATATCGATGTAATAGCGACAGTTTGCAAATGCGCCGGAACTGGCATCGGTATAACTTAAAGTGGTTTTAGGAAGATTAGTCGCGATAATGGTAAAATTGCCCGTACCTGTGGAATCACGCATTACATTGTAATAGCGATTCGGATCAGGGTTTCCAATGTAATCAGTCCAATATAATTTGGCAATACTTCCTGCTCCTACGTAACCATAAAGATACATTGTGCGGTGTTCAAATATGGCGCTAGTGTCCCCAACGTTTCCACAGCTGTCGAGCACTGCAATTTTGTATTTTTCGGATTTAAGTTCGGGATGTGAAGCAGTATCTAAATAACTTGCTGGTGGAACATTTGGAACGGTATCAATTGCCGTAAAAGCTCCGGCTACTTCACGAAAAACAACATAGCTGTTAACATAACTCTCAGTAGCCCTTTGCCAGGATATTATTGTTTTTTGCGTAAGCGAATCAACGGTGGCACTGCATATTTCGGCAAGTGGTACAGGTTTAAAATTTACAAATAATTCAGAAGGATGTCCTTTCACTCCACAGGAACTAACAGCACTGACTTTAATATTACCGGAAGAAGAGTAGGCACTATAATTTATGCTCACCACATTACTATCAGAAACGCCAGCTATTGTTGCCAAATTAGGCAATGTCCATGCATAAGCAGAAGCAGTATTCACCGGAGAAATGGAATATGAAATTCCAAGTTGATTTTGACATGCACTTACAAAACTAGTACCTGAAATGGCTAATGGGGTTGGTGGTAAGGGGTTCAAAATTAAATTAGCCGTACTAACGGCACCTACGATGGGAGGATTTGACGAGTTAACTCTAATCCAATATTCCTTGCCATTGATCAAAGAAGCAGGAAACGTGATTTGTATGGTTCCTGAGTTGGCATTACTTACAATATTCCCTAACGTGAAAGGTAATGAAAGTCCAAATTCACCATCAGAGAGTTCAACTGTATATACATTCCCCGGATTAAAATTACCGAGACTAACGAATCTTACGGAAGTTGTATCACCCGCACAGTATTCGCTTGCAGAAAATGGTAAAGTACTTATGGTTTCAATTGAAGGTGTGCACGGTTGATAATTTTGAACCGAAAACCAATTTTTAATTTTGGCAGCATCTGCTTTTGCTAAATCAAAGTAAGCAGTAGAATTGTACGGTAGCAGCGTATCTTGCGAAAAAATATCAGCAAAATCAATTGTTACTGATTCGCCTTTTTTCAACTCAAAAGCACCAATTCTCGCAATGGTTCTATAATCATTTGCGCTTGAACAATACCATGAACCAGCCACAGTTGGCCTTCCCGGAAATGCAAATCGCGTATTTTGAGTACCGCCATAGCCAGTTCCGCCATAAGTCAAATTTGTATTATCCCGCCACTTAAGATTCAGGTAATTTGCAAATTGGTTTGTTGTAAGAGGATTACCTTGTTGGGTTGAATTATTTAAAAAATAGGTTAGTCCTGAGAGCAAGCAATTCTCGTTCAATTCATCAACTTGTCCATCGTTATTATTATCAATCCCATCATTTAGTGCTGCAGGCGGACCATTTAATATTATCTGACTTTGAATGGGTGGGGTGGATCCATAAACAGGATCAATGAGGTCAATGTTGTAGCAATAAGAAAAATTATTTGAGCTATCGCTACCAATCGCATCATCAGAAGCATTGCCTAAATCTTCATCTGCAAGTATTCCAATCTTCACATCGTGATAATCGTCGGTACTTCTATTAAAAATCTCGTATTTATAGAATGTGGTGTTATTTATAACCGTTAAACTATCGGGTAAATTACCGCAATTATAAGAATATGCTGAGGCATGCACTTCCATTTTGAGCGGGGTTCCGCCGCTTTCACCATGGGCTGCCAAATTATCGTTAAAAATTGTATATGTCATCTGGTCGCCCAATATTTGGGGATAATCACCCCCAATGAGCGGGTCATAAACCCCATTCGAATTAACATCAACAAAAGGTGCTAGTTTTCTTGAATAATTGCCCATTCCTGATGCAGGCCAAGTTATTATATCGTTAGTTGGCAAATAGCTTGCGTTTTGAACAAGTCCTTTTGAAAAATTAAATTTAAATTCCTCTATATCCCGGGCTGATATTTTCCAAACCTTATCGAACAAAACTGAAGTAGCAGAATCTATGCTTCCATTTAGTGTATCCAGTGGGCCTGGATAATAATCAGTTCCGATTTGACGATATGTTTGAGCTGCCAAATGTAAATTATTGCCAGCATCCAAACCGCTAATCCAAAATGCCTGTAAACCCATTGTGGTTTTCCCACTCCCTTTAGGTACCTCATAGCTTGAGTTACTAGTTGTTGGATTATAAAACATATCACCTCTATTTAAAATTAAAGCTTTTACATTATTTGCATCTAAATATTTTGCATTATTATTGGAAATTAAATTCTCAGGCTTGTAAGTTAAAGGGATGTTATTATAAATCCATGGATATATGGATTCATACCCATTTCTATCAAAAGAAAATATGCCGGTGAAATCGGCCCCAAAAGTAGTAGATTTAATTATCCACAAGAGATTACTGTTAGCATCAAACTTAAGGTAATGTGCAAAGAGTGGGTTTGAATTAAGATTTGCATAATAATTCAAATAGGTGTTGACAACTGTATTTTCAGTTACTTCTAATATACTGTTTAAGGAAGGCACTAACACCGAATTGTTACCAAGGGGTTCAATAAAATAAATACGATTATTTGTTTCTATGGCTGAATTAGAAATGTTATTGAATTTGTAAAATGAAATTCCATTAAAAAGGTAAAGACTATTACTTACAGTACCAATCCAAAGCTTATTTGCATGATATAATAAACTAACAATTTGGTCTGTTGGCAAGTTAGAATTGAGCGCATTGTAATTTGTGGCAATACCATTTTCCAATTTTGTTAATCCTCTTTGGGTACCAATCCAAATTTTAAACGCCACTGGTGAGGCTGCAATTGATAAAACTGTATCGCTAAGCAATCCATTTCCCGTTTGAGTAAAATTGGTGAATGAATTGTTACTAAACTTAGAAATTCCCGAACGTGTTCCTATCCAAATATCATCATCGATAACAGTAATGCAAGAAATGTAATTACCAATTATTCCAGAGTTTGTTGTTGTATAAATATTCCAATTAGAAACGCCATCAAATAAAGCAAAACCATTTCTGGTACCGATACAAATTTTTGTTGATTTGTATACTGCTAAACAAGTGACAAAACTATCCGGTAGTGCGGAATTCAGCATGTTGAACATGCTCCAACTTCCATTCGAAAATTTTCCAAGTCCGGCGCGCTGGTAACCCACCCATTTATTGCCCAAACTGTCAATAAGTAAGCAGTTTTTTCGGCTTAATTGTGCATTTGTTGCATTTGTAGTTCCTGGATAGTAGATGTATCCATTTTGACTCGTTTGTGCATTTAATAATGGAGTGCACAAAAAAAGACCAATGAAAACTAATATACTTCGCATAATAAACTAAATTATATAGTAACTAATTATTACTCCACATTCAACTTCGACACATATTCCTTTTCCGCTGTTTTTATGCGCACAAAATAAAGTCCTCGTGTTAGCCCATTCAGCGGCAATTGCACCACTTCTGCATTTTTATAAAAAGAGGAGGCCGATTTTAAAACTTCCTTACCGAGCATATCATATATGGAAACTCCGTATTTTAAGGAGGCATCCTTTAATACAATATTTACTAAATCTTTAGCCGGATTGGGGTAAATTTTAAACGCAGGCTCAGGCTTTGGAAAGGCAGGCACTCCGGTAAAAAAAGTTATACTATCGGTTAAAAGGCTTTTATTTTTGATGTTGGAGCGAGAGGTGCTTTTAGTTGCTAAAGTCCTCAAATTGGGATCACAATTTATGTCAGAGAACATATCGATGTAATAGCGACAGTTTGCAAATCCACCGGAACTGGCATCTGTATAGCTTAAAGTTGTTTTAGGAAGATTGGCCGCGATAATGCTAAAATTGCCCGTACCTGTTGAATCGCGCATTACATTGTAAAAACGATTCGGATCAGGGTTTCCAATATAATCGGTCCAATATAATTTTGCAATGCTTCCAGCCCCGACATAACCATACAAATAAATGGTTCGATGCTCAAATATGGCACTTGTATCACCAACATTTCCACAGCTATCCAACACTGCAATTTTATATTTTTCGGATTGTAATTCAGGATGTGATGCTGTGTCTAAATAACTTGCAGGTGGAGTATTCGGAACAGTATCGATAGCTGCAAAAGTGCCTGCTGTTTCACGAAACAAAACATAGCCACTTACATAGCTTTCGCTTGCACGCTGCCACGATATTTTAGTTTTTTGTGTAAGGGAATCCACAGTGGCGCTGCAAATTTGAACAACCGGTATGGGCTTAAAATTTACGTGCAAAGACGTTGGTA
The sequence above is a segment of the Bacteroidota bacterium genome. Coding sequences within it:
- a CDS encoding T9SS type A sorting domain-containing protein → MKKIKSLFTIFLLVLILSAAAQNNYLPVTLTGFTKDVVADGTGLPSTSTSTGADADNAGYYFIDSTFRHSPTDSTADFFLPSNRIIYSQATPGNYFFLQPYWNYNSLRLDNTTNSGSLNFAVPQSAYNMYLLATSGGGSSVCTINVIFTDNTNTSFTNVTISDWYGGTPYAAKGIGRTFLNAPDPALDADNPRLYEIDLPITSTKLIKRIAISKANAASVLHVFAASILPRSPFCVSGPISQYDSYDIGKVTFGTLSNGNPNPAQNNLSAIGNYNDFTNLTAQNYTQGVNYTFSINQIAKTSFFRANSYAAYIDYNHDSIFDELYEKITAGSMNGDSGVFSASTNVTISLNSLPGTTRMRVVLVGTGEKARACGTYYYGETEDYLVTILSAPPCSLNPIAGLASSSDSTVCADTLFRLSLVGNSIAADIQYQWQISPDSNNWLNVSGANYTEFVTSVVTDSYYRCITTCVNSALSDTSSVVNIKVNPFYLCYCNTSLLGNSNQLNIGNFTYGGLNNGTDTAMLNNPTATAIYSDFRNLTPQSFVPGVKDSVSVTGISSSSFISNNRVAIYIDYNHDTQFNPISENVFNGINVQQIYGNKISGFITIPYNALTGITGLRVKLSSDDYNQPDPCRSIYEGETEDYLISILPAPVCSGLPNAGGAFSRLNDLCAGDKTSIHLIGAELANGLTYQWEKSNDSISWQSILNATDTVLKVVQNATAFYRCLVSCGAGNSATSQSIKIAMRPSNLCYCSDTLGGQESLTTIFINRVSIVGTPLNNASTTSPYVNESALSVYPPTGNTTCILYHDSTYKLKISTTESRPISCWIDYNVNGNFEKNEYYKITDSSTPGFEDSVEITIPNSANAALTGMRIRYGSENDVNDSTSACDFFYSEGGGDGETEDYFITIQCIASPDSAGAITGESFVTACINQNLISYFIDSIPYASNYSWSLPPGASFFGDSTSNSITVNFSAFSASGLIQVKGQNACGDGVASELFIDFIPIPVAEICRATIDSASQKTLLEWQKPIEDYVDGYVIFREIAGVYVNIDTVSNTEFSSYIDSGSTPIIQAEKYKIAVLDTCGNVGDISAPFEHQTIRLYGSIDWGGVAKLYWNDYVGIDDSSRYFNLLRDTTGTGAFNDSIAKNISPLSLMSFTDVGSAGFPNCRYVVEMVYQSNCNPSFRTLATKSTSRSNIKNKADLIFDSLICCGFTNLNGFNQGFKMYPNPAKNILNIAADLAFTSLQIRIFDAPGKTVFYKTVESANAFQNIQLQLPALKTGIYFIELIAPQHTAYLKLSIIEN